One genomic window of Gossypium hirsutum isolate 1008001.06 chromosome D11, Gossypium_hirsutum_v2.1, whole genome shotgun sequence includes the following:
- the LOC107913590 gene encoding cell wall / vacuolar inhibitor of fructosidase 2 gives MGPSFFIFNIIISLALTLVNGDAGLIQKTCKTTKYYDLCVSSLKSDPTSANSDTKGLAMIMVGVGMANATATSTLLSSQLLTTKNDTIMRKVLKECSDKYAHAADALQDSVQDFDSELYDYVYMHIMAAADYPNACHNAFRRYPRLVYPQQIARREDGLKHICDVILGIVDHLAS, from the coding sequence ATGGGcccttcttttttcattttcaatatcaTTATCTCCCTAGCATTAACCTTAGTGAATGGAGATGCTGGTTTGATCCAAAAAACTTGCAAAACCACCAAGTACTATGACCTTTGTGTCTCCTCCCTCAAATCCGATCCGACTAGCGCCAATTCGGACACAAAGGGCTTGGCTATGATCATGGTGGGAGTCGGAATGGCTAATGCCACGGCCACATCGACCCTCTTATCATCCCAATTACTTACTACCAAAAATGACACAATCATGAGGAAAGTATTGAAAGAATGCTCTGACAAGTATGCTCACGCTGCCGATGCTCTTCAAGATTCCGTTCAAGATTTCGACTCGGAGTTATATGATTATGTCTACATGCATATAATGGCAGCTGCGGACTATCCAAATGCTTGCCATAACGCGTTTAGAAGGTACCCGAGATTGGTTTATCCGCAACAAATTGCACGTAGAGAAGATGGTTTGAAGCATATTTGTGATGTGATATTAGGCATTGTTGATCATCTTGCTTCTTAA